A single genomic interval of Carassius carassius chromosome 24, fCarCar2.1, whole genome shotgun sequence harbors:
- the LOC132103162 gene encoding tumor necrosis factor receptor superfamily member 3-like isoform X2, protein MGDLKCKCPKGKYMLASCNATSDIVCQFCPRRTFIDQENQMSQCRACRQCSSTSNMEMVKECEADKNTQCRCKPGYFCTHSSESHCDYCSPVSMCPPGNGVAFHHTLQKDTVCRPCPEGTYSDVLDYFSSCKNHTSCDDLGRELKVPGTSKSDVVCGNFKPCTTSCSWLLPASLWAGFVITALILFLILYIIYWRNKRQSKRLEISLSHISPVLPPDILKYPADCDVEKHAERQQLTHLDKFTQHSRIHTVQIKYS, encoded by the exons ATGGGAGACCTGAAATGCAAATGTCCAAAAG gaAAATATATGCTTGCCAGTTGCAATGCCACATCGGATATAGTGTGTCAATTCTGCCCACGGCGAACATTTATTGATCAGGAAAACCAAATGAGCCAGTGTCGAGCCTGCAGGCAGTGTTCCAGCA CCAGCAATATGGAGATGGTAAAGGAGTGTGAGgcagacaaaaacacacagtGCAGGTGTAAGCCGGGATACTTCTGTACACATAGTAGTGAATCCCACTGCGATTACTGCAGTCCGGTCTCCATGTGTCCTCCAGGGAATGGAGTTGCCTTTCATC ATACGCTCCAGAAAGACACTGTGTGCAGACCCTGCCCAGAAGGAACCTACAGCGATGTGCTGGACTACTTTTCCAGCTGCAAAAATCATACAAG TTGCGATGACTTGGGTCGAGAACTGAAAGTTCCTGGGACTAGCAAATCAGATGTTGTGTGTGGAAATTTTAAACCATGTACCACAT CTTGTTCTTGGTTGTTACCTGCTAGTCTGTGGGCAGGGTTTGTGATTACTGCCCTGATTTTATTTCTGATCCTGTATATAATTTATTGGAGAAACAAACGTCAGTCAAAAAGATTAG AGATTTCTTTAAGCCACATCTCGCCGGTGCTTCCTCCAGACATCCTGAAATACCCTGCAGACTGTGATGTGGAGAAACATGCAGAGCGTCAGCAGCTCACACATTTAG ATAAATTCACACAGCATTCTAGAATCCACACGGTACAGATTAAATACAGTTAG
- the LOC132103163 gene encoding retinol-binding protein 1-like: protein MSKPNYTGIYHMVSQENFEGYLAALDVNYALRKIVSILKPSKHIEHDVNTGKMKIKTVTTFKNFDMDFTLGQEFTEDLGAVDGRKCQTTVNWDGDKLICVQRGEKEGRGWTHWLDGNLLHLEMRAQGVTAKQVFKKAE from the exons ATGTCCAAACCTAATTATACTGGCATTTACCACATGGTTTCCCAGGAAAATTTTGAAGGATATCTCGCGGCTTTGG ATGTTAATTATGCATTAAGGAAAATTGTCTCCATTCTGAAACCCAGCAAACATATTGAACATGATGTAAACACTGGAAAGATGAAGATTAAGACAGTCACCACCTTTAAGAACTTTGACATGGACTTCACTTTGGGACAGGAGTTCACTGAGGACCTGGGAGCAGTCGATGGGCGAAAGtgccag ACCACAGTGAATTGGGACGGTGATAAATTGATCTGCGTGCAGCGAGGAGAGAAAGAGGGCAGAGGCTGGACACACTGGCTAGATGGAAACCTCCTCCATTTG gagATGAGGGCTCAGGGTGTCACTGCCAAGCAAGTCTTTAAGAAGGCTGAGTGA
- the LOC132103162 gene encoding tumor necrosis factor receptor superfamily member 5-like isoform X1 translates to MGDLKCKCPKGKYMLASCNATSDIVCQFCPRRTFIDQENQMSQCRACRQCSSTSNMEMVKECEADKNTQCRCKPGYFCTHSSESHCDYCSPVSMCPPGNGVAFHHTLQKDTVCRPCPEGTYSDVLDYFSSCKNHTSCDDLGRELKVPGTSKSDVVCGNFKPCTTSCSWLLPASLWAGFVITALILFLILYIIYWRNKRQSKRLEISLSHISPVLPPDILKYPADCDVEKHAERQQLTHLVGNYSDMDSSIQCDGFMPTMTMSEKYCLSAAANEFTDSIMCHSNCHSEPQESEWND, encoded by the exons ATGGGAGACCTGAAATGCAAATGTCCAAAAG gaAAATATATGCTTGCCAGTTGCAATGCCACATCGGATATAGTGTGTCAATTCTGCCCACGGCGAACATTTATTGATCAGGAAAACCAAATGAGCCAGTGTCGAGCCTGCAGGCAGTGTTCCAGCA CCAGCAATATGGAGATGGTAAAGGAGTGTGAGgcagacaaaaacacacagtGCAGGTGTAAGCCGGGATACTTCTGTACACATAGTAGTGAATCCCACTGCGATTACTGCAGTCCGGTCTCCATGTGTCCTCCAGGGAATGGAGTTGCCTTTCATC ATACGCTCCAGAAAGACACTGTGTGCAGACCCTGCCCAGAAGGAACCTACAGCGATGTGCTGGACTACTTTTCCAGCTGCAAAAATCATACAAG TTGCGATGACTTGGGTCGAGAACTGAAAGTTCCTGGGACTAGCAAATCAGATGTTGTGTGTGGAAATTTTAAACCATGTACCACAT CTTGTTCTTGGTTGTTACCTGCTAGTCTGTGGGCAGGGTTTGTGATTACTGCCCTGATTTTATTTCTGATCCTGTATATAATTTATTGGAGAAACAAACGTCAGTCAAAAAGATTAG AGATTTCTTTAAGCCACATCTCGCCGGTGCTTCCTCCAGACATCCTGAAATACCCTGCAGACTGTGATGTGGAGAAACATGCAGAGCGTCAGCAGCTCACACATTTAG ttGGAAATTACTCAGACATGGACAGCAGCATTCAGTGTGATGGATTTATGCCAACGATGACAATGTCAGAGAAATATTGCCTGTCAGCTGCTGCAAATGAATTTACAGACAGCATCATGTGCCACTCGAACTGTCACTCGGAGCCACAGGAGTCTGAATGGAACGATTAA